Proteins found in one Serinicoccus marinus DSM 15273 genomic segment:
- the mfd gene encoding transcription-repair coupling factor has protein sequence MSLAPLLAAARAEETVSGVLESAGAGPGVPALEVSAAPGLHPSLVALLATAEASGPVLAVTATGREADDLVGVLGELLPEGPDVVAGFPSWETLPHERLSPRSDTVGHRLATLRRLAHPDRTGEDPLAGPVQVVVASVRALLQPIVRGLGDLVPVRLAAGEERPLTEVVEALAAAAYTRVDMVERRGEFAVRGGILDVFPPTEEHPVRVEFWGDTVEEVRWFKVADQRSLEIASHGLYAPPCREVLLTDAVRARAAELVDTLPGAGDLLEKIAEGIAVEGMESLAPALVDGMETLVDVLPQDSRVVVLDPERVRTRAHDLVRTSEEFMQAGWAAAAGGGAAVPIDLQQLLGTASSWSLADMRRHALDAGVPWWTLTAFAADESLEEFVDEGAGADEPDEGADRSPAVTIPSSPVTAYRSDVDALTTDLRGWLAQGRPVVLALDGAGLARRVGEVLTEREVPHRLHQGADGLPETLDPQRVTVTTGRVGRGYVLGDDGLVLLGETDLTGNQGTGGSTKDMRRMPSRRRQQVDPLQLRPGDFVVHEQHGVGRFVEMAQRQVQGATREYVVLEYAPSKRGQPGDRLYLPTDQLDQLTKYVGGEAPTLHRLGGADWQKTKSRARRHVKQIAAELIRLYSARQATQGHAFGPDSPWQRELEDAFAYAETPDQLVSIDEVKEDMEKTVPMDRLISGDVGYGKTEIAVRAAFKAIQDGKQVAVLVPTTLLVQQHLQTFAERYAQFPVVVRALSRFQSDKEAREVVDGIKDGSVDLVIGTHRLLGSTVRFKDLGLVIIDEEQRFGVEHKEQLKALRTNVDVLAMSATPIPRTLEMAITGIREMSTLATPPEERHPVLTFVGGYDEKQIAAAIRRELLREGQVFFVHNKVSSIEKAASRLRDLVPEARIETAHGQMGEHRLEQVVVDFWERRFDVLVCTTIVETGLDISNANTLIVDRADAFGLSQLHQLRGRVGRGRERAYAYFLYPPEKPLTETAVDRLQTIAANTDLGAGIAVAMKDLEIRGAGNLLGGEQSGHIEGVGFDLYVRLVGEAVAAFKGEGREAPPEVKIELPVDAHLPHDYVPGERLRLEAYRKLAQVADEAELEQIREELVDRYGQPPTPVQTLLEVARLRTVAREAGISDVAMQGQMVRFAPVENLRESQQLRLTRVYRGTIIKPALRQILVPAPKTAAVGGKPLRDQEILDWASQLIHAVLLDDFAAVGAR, from the coding sequence ATGTCGCTCGCGCCCCTCCTCGCCGCCGCTCGTGCCGAGGAGACCGTGTCGGGCGTGCTGGAGTCCGCCGGGGCGGGGCCCGGTGTCCCCGCGCTGGAGGTGTCGGCCGCCCCCGGACTGCACCCGAGCCTGGTCGCCCTGCTCGCGACGGCCGAGGCCTCGGGCCCGGTCCTGGCGGTGACGGCGACCGGCCGCGAGGCGGACGACCTCGTCGGGGTGCTCGGCGAGTTGCTGCCGGAGGGGCCCGACGTCGTCGCCGGCTTCCCCAGCTGGGAGACGCTCCCGCACGAGCGCCTCAGCCCCCGCTCGGACACCGTGGGTCACCGCCTCGCGACGCTGCGCCGGCTGGCCCACCCGGACCGCACGGGGGAGGACCCGCTCGCCGGGCCGGTCCAGGTGGTCGTCGCGAGCGTGCGCGCCCTGCTCCAGCCGATCGTCCGTGGTCTCGGCGACCTCGTCCCGGTCCGGCTCGCGGCGGGGGAGGAGCGCCCGCTCACCGAGGTCGTCGAGGCGCTCGCGGCGGCGGCCTACACCCGGGTCGACATGGTCGAGCGGCGCGGCGAGTTCGCGGTGCGCGGCGGCATCCTCGACGTCTTCCCGCCGACCGAGGAGCACCCGGTCCGGGTCGAGTTCTGGGGCGACACGGTGGAGGAGGTGCGGTGGTTCAAGGTCGCCGACCAGCGCAGCCTGGAGATCGCGAGCCACGGCCTGTATGCACCCCCGTGCCGGGAGGTGCTGCTCACCGATGCCGTGCGGGCGCGGGCCGCCGAGCTCGTCGACACCCTGCCCGGTGCGGGTGACCTGCTCGAGAAGATCGCCGAGGGTATCGCCGTCGAGGGGATGGAGTCGCTGGCTCCGGCGCTCGTCGACGGCATGGAGACGCTCGTCGACGTCCTGCCGCAGGACTCGCGGGTCGTCGTGCTCGACCCGGAGCGGGTGCGCACCCGGGCGCACGACCTGGTGCGGACCAGCGAGGAGTTCATGCAGGCCGGGTGGGCGGCCGCGGCCGGGGGCGGTGCCGCTGTCCCCATCGACCTGCAGCAGCTGCTCGGGACGGCCTCGTCCTGGTCGCTCGCCGACATGCGCCGGCACGCCCTGGACGCCGGGGTGCCGTGGTGGACGCTCACCGCCTTCGCCGCGGACGAGTCGCTGGAGGAGTTCGTCGACGAGGGCGCGGGCGCCGACGAGCCGGACGAGGGAGCCGACCGGTCGCCCGCGGTGACGATCCCCTCCAGCCCGGTGACGGCATACCGCAGCGACGTCGACGCCCTGACCACGGACCTGCGCGGCTGGCTGGCGCAGGGGCGTCCGGTCGTGCTCGCGCTCGACGGTGCCGGGCTCGCCCGCCGCGTCGGTGAGGTGCTGACCGAGCGTGAGGTGCCGCACCGGCTGCACCAGGGGGCCGACGGGCTGCCCGAGACCCTCGACCCGCAGCGGGTGACGGTGACCACCGGTCGGGTCGGGCGGGGCTACGTGCTCGGCGACGACGGTCTCGTCCTGCTCGGCGAGACCGACCTCACCGGCAACCAGGGCACCGGCGGCAGCACCAAGGACATGCGGCGCATGCCCTCGCGCCGGCGGCAGCAGGTGGACCCGCTCCAGCTGCGCCCGGGCGACTTCGTCGTGCACGAGCAGCACGGCGTCGGGCGGTTCGTCGAGATGGCGCAGCGGCAGGTGCAGGGCGCGACGCGGGAGTACGTCGTGCTGGAGTATGCCCCGTCCAAGCGGGGCCAACCGGGGGACCGGCTCTACCTGCCGACCGACCAGCTGGACCAGCTGACGAAGTACGTCGGCGGCGAGGCGCCCACCCTCCACCGGCTCGGCGGCGCGGACTGGCAGAAGACCAAGTCGCGGGCGCGCCGGCACGTCAAGCAGATCGCGGCCGAGCTCATCCGGCTCTACTCCGCGCGGCAGGCCACGCAGGGCCACGCCTTCGGCCCGGACAGCCCGTGGCAGCGCGAGCTCGAGGACGCCTTCGCCTACGCCGAGACCCCGGACCAGCTGGTCTCGATCGACGAGGTCAAGGAGGACATGGAGAAGACCGTGCCCATGGACCGCCTCATCAGCGGCGACGTGGGCTACGGCAAGACCGAGATCGCGGTCCGCGCGGCCTTCAAGGCGATCCAGGACGGCAAGCAGGTCGCGGTGCTCGTGCCGACCACGCTGCTCGTGCAGCAGCACCTGCAGACCTTCGCCGAGCGGTATGCCCAGTTCCCCGTCGTCGTCCGGGCCCTGTCCCGCTTCCAGTCCGACAAGGAGGCGCGCGAGGTGGTCGACGGGATCAAGGACGGCTCGGTCGACCTGGTCATCGGCACCCACCGGCTGCTCGGCTCGACGGTGCGCTTCAAGGACCTGGGGCTGGTCATCATCGACGAGGAGCAGCGCTTCGGCGTCGAGCACAAGGAGCAGCTCAAGGCGCTGCGGACCAACGTCGACGTGCTCGCCATGTCGGCCACGCCGATCCCGCGGACGCTGGAGATGGCGATCACCGGCATCCGGGAGATGTCGACCCTGGCCACCCCGCCGGAGGAGCGGCACCCGGTGCTGACCTTCGTCGGTGGCTACGACGAGAAGCAGATCGCCGCCGCGATCCGGCGCGAGCTGCTGCGCGAGGGGCAGGTCTTCTTCGTGCACAACAAGGTCAGCTCGATCGAGAAGGCGGCCTCCCGGCTGCGCGATCTCGTGCCGGAGGCGCGCATCGAGACCGCGCACGGCCAGATGGGCGAGCACCGGCTGGAGCAGGTCGTCGTCGACTTCTGGGAGCGGCGCTTCGACGTGCTCGTGTGCACGACGATCGTCGAGACGGGCCTGGACATCTCCAACGCCAACACCCTCATCGTGGACCGCGCCGACGCCTTCGGGCTCTCCCAGCTGCACCAGCTCCGGGGCCGCGTCGGTCGCGGCCGGGAGCGGGCCTACGCCTACTTCCTCTACCCGCCGGAGAAGCCGCTCACCGAGACGGCCGTCGACCGCCTCCAGACGATCGCCGCCAACACCGACCTCGGTGCCGGCATAGCGGTCGCGATGAAGGACCTGGAGATCCGCGGTGCCGGCAACCTCCTCGGTGGTGAGCAGTCCGGTCACATCGAGGGCGTCGGCTTCGACCTCTACGTCCGACTCGTCGGCGAGGCCGTCGCCGCCTTCAAGGGCGAGGGGAGGGAGGCGCCGCCCGAGGTCAAGATCGAGCTGCCGGTCGACGCCCACCTGCCGCACGACTACGTGCCGGGGGAGCGGCTGCGGCTCGAGGCATACCGCAAGCTGGCGCAGGTCGCCGACGAGGCCGAGCTGGAGCAGATCCGCGAGGAGCTGGTGGACCGCTACGGCCAGCCGCCGACCCCGGTGCAGACGCTGCTCGAGGTCGCGCGGCTGCGGACGGTGGCGCGCGAGGCCGGCATCAGCGACGTCGCGATGCAGGGGCAGATGGTGCGCTTCGCGCCGGTGGAGAACCTGCGGGAGAGCCAGCAGCTGCGCCTGACCCGGGTCTACCGCGGCACGATCATCAAGCCCGCGTTGCGGCAGATCCTCGTGCCAGCACCGAAGACGGCCGCGGTCGGCGGCAAGCCGCTGCGCGACCAGGAGATCCTCGACTGGGCCTCCCAGCTCATCCACGCGGTGCTGCTCGACGACTTCGCGGCGGTCGGCGCCCGCTGA
- a CDS encoding DUF6918 family protein has translation MSTSTLSTALLDPGTRPRVVDALLVLADAEISTKKGISGTMLKTAFAGAKKASESNVRKGVDRLLPGMARSLDPHYEAKGEVAFGRYLSDPARSGQVADELLAVADSAAARVEGNPLGKVYASFRGKAKEHVVAALPRLGATLETFVH, from the coding sequence ATGAGCACCAGCACCCTGAGCACCGCCCTCCTCGATCCGGGGACGCGACCCCGCGTGGTCGACGCGCTCCTCGTCCTGGCCGACGCGGAGATCTCCACCAAGAAGGGCATCTCCGGCACGATGCTCAAGACCGCCTTCGCCGGGGCGAAGAAGGCCAGCGAGAGCAACGTGCGCAAGGGCGTGGACCGGCTGCTCCCGGGCATGGCCCGCTCGCTTGACCCGCACTACGAGGCGAAGGGGGAGGTCGCCTTCGGCCGCTATCTGTCGGACCCGGCACGGTCGGGCCAGGTGGCCGATGAGCTGCTCGCGGTCGCCGACTCCGCCGCCGCGCGCGTCGAGGGCAACCCGCTCGGCAAGGTGTATGCCTCCTTCCGCGGCAAGGCGAAGGAGCACGTCGTCGCGGCGCTCCCCCGGCTCGGCGCCACGCTCGAGACCTTCGTGCACTGA
- a CDS encoding MazG family protein, protein MDQLPVGLSLLLTSPRVAPGLLSAAAWQTVRCADHVLAADPDAPTPRALAAAGIEVRSAGPDATPQQRAAELLALDGAVVWVGSPDGDPGLAEALAVQLPEDDPPALELLVGSWDTPGARLLDAVAVMDRLRSPGGCPWDAEQTHASLVPYLVEEAHEAAEVLDDLDAAVGDAREHAIDELGDVLLQVLFHARVGAEHEEEPFDVDDVAAGLVAKLVRRHPHVFADTQVSGAADVAHNWEQIKAQERSGAPAREHPLDGVPTGMPSLARAAKVASRLAKAGEGARLDERVAALEAEGDPGAPLLRTVLDLRARGVDPDQALRHTLRQVEAAARRGADGPGPPPESSARR, encoded by the coding sequence GTGGATCAGCTCCCCGTCGGGCTGAGCCTGCTGCTCACCTCCCCCCGGGTGGCGCCGGGGCTGTTGTCGGCTGCCGCCTGGCAGACGGTGCGCTGCGCCGACCACGTGCTCGCGGCCGATCCCGATGCCCCCACCCCGCGGGCGCTCGCCGCGGCCGGGATCGAGGTGAGGTCCGCCGGTCCCGACGCCACGCCGCAGCAGCGGGCCGCCGAGCTGCTCGCGCTCGACGGCGCGGTGGTCTGGGTCGGCTCGCCCGACGGCGACCCCGGCCTGGCCGAGGCGCTCGCCGTCCAGCTGCCGGAGGACGACCCGCCCGCCCTGGAGCTGCTCGTCGGGTCGTGGGACACCCCGGGCGCCCGGCTGCTGGACGCCGTCGCGGTGATGGACCGGCTGCGCTCGCCGGGTGGCTGCCCGTGGGACGCCGAGCAGACGCACGCCAGCCTCGTCCCCTACCTCGTCGAGGAGGCGCACGAGGCCGCCGAGGTTCTGGACGACCTCGACGCCGCCGTGGGGGACGCCCGGGAGCACGCGATCGACGAGCTCGGCGACGTGCTGCTCCAGGTCCTGTTCCACGCCCGGGTCGGCGCCGAGCACGAGGAGGAGCCCTTCGACGTCGACGACGTCGCCGCAGGGCTGGTCGCCAAGCTCGTCCGCCGCCACCCGCACGTCTTCGCCGACACGCAGGTCTCGGGGGCTGCCGACGTCGCGCACAACTGGGAGCAGATCAAGGCGCAGGAGCGCTCCGGGGCGCCGGCGCGCGAGCACCCCCTAGACGGCGTCCCCACCGGTATGCCCTCCCTCGCCCGCGCGGCCAAGGTCGCCTCGCGACTGGCGAAGGCGGGCGAGGGGGCAAGGCTCGACGAGCGGGTCGCAGCGCTGGAGGCCGAGGGCGACCCCGGCGCGCCGCTCCTGCGGACAGTCCTCGACCTGCGCGCCCGCGGCGTGGACCCCGACCAGGCGCTGCGGCACACCCTCCGCCAGGTGGAGGCCGCGGCACGCCGGGGCGCCGATGGCCCCGGCCCGCCTCCCGAGAGCTCCGCGCGGCGCTAG
- a CDS encoding FtsB family cell division protein, giving the protein MSTARGPRDRRTSRAGSRPTGPARRTSSRPGGRSRAATLPSARQAPVHVRRLITLGVLLVVMALVVAPALSGFLRQRADITALHQEIETEREEIAALETELERWEDDDYVEQQARERLRFVKEGETAFTVIDDTGSDYTETLPGMAPVSDDVIADSPWYGQVWESVKIANEGLPETTEP; this is encoded by the coding sequence ATGAGCACGGCCCGCGGCCCCCGCGACCGGCGCACCTCGCGCGCCGGCAGCAGGCCGACGGGTCCCGCGCGCCGCACCTCCTCGCGACCGGGTGGCCGGTCCCGTGCCGCGACGCTGCCCAGCGCGCGGCAGGCGCCGGTGCACGTGCGCCGGCTCATCACCCTCGGCGTGCTCCTCGTCGTCATGGCGCTCGTCGTCGCCCCCGCGCTGTCCGGCTTCCTGCGGCAGCGCGCCGACATCACCGCCCTGCACCAGGAGATCGAGACCGAGCGCGAGGAGATCGCCGCGCTGGAGACCGAGCTGGAGCGCTGGGAGGACGACGACTACGTCGAGCAGCAGGCCCGTGAGCGGCTGCGTTTCGTCAAGGAGGGCGAGACCGCCTTCACGGTCATCGACGACACCGGGAGCGACTACACTGAGACGTTGCCAGGAATGGCCCCGGTGAGCGATGACGTGATTGCCGACAGCCCGTGGTACGGCCAGGTGTGGGAATCCGTGAAGATCGCGAACGAAGGGCTCCCCGAGACCACGGAGCCGTGA
- a CDS encoding DUF501 domain-containing protein, with product MSELDRTTLDETPTEEDLEVIRRQLGREPRGVVAIVHRCPCGCPTVIRTEPRLPDGTPFPTSFYATCPKLTGAISTLESEGLMKQMSRRLAEDQSLRWEYAQAHDDYLRRREELLHVPEIAGISAGGMPNRVKCLHVLVAHSLGAGPGVNPLGDEAIAALPTWWEGGCCSGVSAVEDERCDSCPKHHPLPEAEQAHPAAQEVADDAPRGRQGGSAA from the coding sequence ATGAGCGAACTCGACCGCACCACGCTGGACGAGACCCCCACCGAGGAGGATCTCGAGGTCATCCGGCGCCAGCTCGGACGGGAACCGCGCGGCGTCGTGGCCATCGTGCACCGGTGCCCCTGCGGCTGCCCCACCGTGATCCGCACCGAGCCTCGGCTGCCGGACGGCACCCCCTTCCCCACCAGCTTCTACGCCACCTGCCCCAAACTGACCGGCGCCATCTCCACCCTCGAGAGCGAGGGGCTGATGAAGCAGATGTCGCGGCGGCTGGCGGAGGACCAGAGCCTGCGCTGGGAGTATGCCCAGGCGCACGACGACTACCTGCGCCGCCGCGAGGAGCTCCTCCACGTCCCCGAGATCGCGGGTATCAGCGCCGGCGGCATGCCCAACCGGGTCAAGTGCCTGCACGTGCTCGTGGCGCACAGCCTCGGGGCCGGTCCCGGGGTCAACCCGCTCGGCGACGAGGCGATCGCGGCCCTGCCGACCTGGTGGGAGGGCGGCTGCTGCTCCGGCGTCTCGGCGGTCGAGGACGAGCGCTGCGACTCCTGCCCCAAGCACCACCCGCTGCCCGAGGCCGAGCAGGCCCACCCCGCGGCGCAGGAGGTCGCCGACGACGCGCCCCGCGGGCGCCAGGGCGGGTCCGCCGCATGA
- a CDS encoding uracil-DNA glycosylase codes for MPARTDPHPVTGHEFPSPVPPGTGWPQDPADPGTRVARSEGGVRRLAAGARDLATLDARVSVCAACPRLVTWREEVASTRRAAYADQPYWGRPAPGLGDPHPQVLVVGLAPAAHGANRTGRIFTGDRSGDWIYAALHRAGYASQASSTHAGDGLTLGTVRITAAVHCAPPDNAPTPAERHTCGIWLQRELALAEPSLRSVLALGGIGWDAFLVAARTLGWEVPRPKPRFGHGAQARLTTGSGREIRLVGSYHVSQQNTFTGRLTETMLDDVVARL; via the coding sequence ATGCCCGCGCGCACCGACCCGCACCCGGTCACCGGTCACGAGTTCCCCTCGCCCGTCCCGCCCGGCACGGGCTGGCCGCAGGACCCGGCCGACCCCGGCACCCGCGTCGCGCGTTCCGAGGGCGGGGTGCGCCGGCTGGCCGCCGGGGCCCGCGACCTGGCCACTCTCGACGCCCGGGTCAGCGTGTGCGCCGCCTGTCCGCGCCTGGTCACGTGGCGTGAGGAGGTCGCGAGCACGCGACGGGCCGCCTATGCCGACCAGCCCTACTGGGGGCGTCCTGCGCCGGGCCTCGGCGACCCTCACCCGCAGGTCCTCGTCGTCGGCCTGGCGCCCGCGGCGCACGGGGCCAACCGGACCGGGCGCATCTTCACCGGGGACCGCTCCGGAGACTGGATCTATGCCGCGCTGCACCGTGCCGGCTACGCCAGCCAGGCCTCGTCCACGCACGCGGGGGACGGCCTCACCCTGGGCACCGTCCGCATCACCGCCGCGGTCCACTGCGCCCCACCGGACAACGCGCCGACGCCGGCCGAGCGGCATACCTGCGGGATCTGGCTGCAGCGCGAGCTCGCCCTGGCCGAGCCGAGCCTGCGCTCGGTCCTCGCCCTGGGCGGGATCGGGTGGGACGCGTTCCTCGTCGCCGCGCGCACGCTCGGGTGGGAGGTGCCACGTCCCAAGCCGCGCTTCGGCCACGGCGCGCAGGCGCGGCTCACCACCGGCTCGGGTCGGGAGATCCGGCTGGTCGGCAGCTATCACGTCAGCCAGCAGAACACCTTCACCGGCCGCCTCACCGAGACCATGCTGGACGACGTCGTCGCCCGCCTGTGA
- a CDS encoding M14 family zinc carboxypeptidase, with protein MRLKTGLTAMEPPSRTAPRSSDRDVRCHQHKRAGRQKDSARSSRSRHRSGPCHRVRLSWRLPSEGGYAAPHRHPRAHRRPGPGDVRRAARCPRHGRRRTLGRRPHDPGHHPPGRRHPLPAPGAAARAAGRRHRRGAETRADGIPRRLAAAERRDGRLRPCLRRGHHADRGRPRRRPRHPDRARDPGQARQQERLRDLITDDPARAARDRQLGKRYKLPVFVNANIHGNEFEGTDAALRLVEDYATSEDPQVVDLLERSRIHLVVTMNPDGRHGNTRRNSAGFDLNRDFVTATQPETIAVRDALIATQPALMLDLHGYVNGTLVEPTTPPHGENYEYDLFIEHAYPNGLGMEEAINGLGYDADDGVEPVQVPLRDWDEGWDDWPPIFTPQYAALHGAVAHTIEVPLRVNNSSYDLPVEELERRSRINTDIAHAAVTATLEYAATHRDELLADHIEIFRRGEAGEPQTPVEEGLFDGVIGPEDVYTTTYPRAYVIPSATSSGRPRRPSGWSSTCSPTTSR; from the coding sequence ATGCGGTTGAAGACCGGGTTGACGGCCATGGAACCTCCAAGTCGTACGGCACCGCGGTCGAGCGACCGCGATGTCAGGTGTCACCAGCATAAACGCGCGGGCCGACAGAAGGATTCCGCGCGCTCATCACGCTCGCGGCATCGATCTGGTCCGTGTCACCGGGTGCGGCTATCCTGGCGGCTCCCGTCCGAAGGAGGGTATGCCGCGCCGCACCGGCACCCGCGCGCTCACCGGCGCCCTGGCCCTGGCGATGTCCGCCGGGCTGCTCGGTGCCCCCGTCACGGCCGGCGCCGCACCCTCGGGCGACGTCCTCACGACCCCGGTCACCACCCACCCGGGCGACGGCACCCCCTACCCGCGCCAGGAGCCGCTGCCCGAGCCGCCGGTCGACGACACCGACGCGGCGCTGAAACCCGGGCTGACGGCATACCACGACGTCTCGCGGCGGCTGAACGCCGCGATGGCCGGCTCCGACCGTGTCTCCGCCGAGGTCATCACGCAGACCGGGGGCGGCCGCGACGTCGTCCTCGTCACCCTGACCGCGCCCGAGACCCGGGCCAGGCCCGGCAGCAGGAGCGGCTGCGCGACCTCATCACGGACGACCCCGCCCGGGCGGCCCGCGACCGGCAGCTCGGCAAGCGCTACAAGCTCCCCGTCTTCGTCAACGCCAACATCCACGGCAACGAGTTCGAGGGCACCGACGCAGCCCTGCGGCTCGTGGAGGACTACGCGACCAGCGAGGACCCCCAGGTCGTGGATCTCCTCGAGCGCTCGCGCATCCACCTCGTCGTGACGATGAACCCGGACGGCCGGCACGGCAACACCCGCCGCAACAGCGCCGGCTTCGACCTCAACCGCGACTTCGTCACCGCCACCCAGCCGGAGACGATCGCGGTGCGGGACGCGCTCATCGCGACGCAGCCCGCGCTCATGCTCGACCTGCACGGCTACGTCAACGGGACCCTGGTGGAGCCGACGACCCCGCCGCACGGGGAGAACTACGAGTACGACCTCTTCATCGAGCACGCCTATCCCAACGGCCTCGGCATGGAGGAGGCGATCAACGGGCTCGGCTACGACGCCGACGACGGGGTCGAGCCGGTCCAGGTGCCGCTGCGCGACTGGGACGAGGGCTGGGATGACTGGCCGCCGATCTTCACCCCGCAGTACGCCGCGCTGCACGGGGCCGTCGCGCACACGATCGAGGTGCCGCTGCGGGTCAACAACTCCTCCTACGACCTGCCCGTGGAGGAGCTGGAGCGCCGCTCGCGGATCAACACCGACATCGCGCACGCGGCGGTCACCGCGACGCTGGAGTATGCCGCCACGCACCGTGACGAGCTGCTCGCCGACCACATCGAGATCTTCCGGCGGGGCGAGGCCGGCGAGCCGCAGACGCCGGTCGAGGAGGGTCTCTTCGACGGGGTCATCGGGCCCGAGGACGTCTACACCACGACCTACCCGCGCGCCTACGTCATCCCGTCGGCGACCAGCAGCGGTCGGCCCCGGCGACCGTCCGGCTGGTCGAGCACCTGCTCGCCAACGACGTCGAGGTGA
- a CDS encoding Bax inhibitor-1/YccA family protein has protein sequence MAVNPVFNRIDKEAAQGGYAGFGQQSGGYAQQGYGQAQGAPPMPTGYQPGPSETMSEQQLQDMYDQAPAGPAQTGRLTLDDVVVKSLMLFGVVVAVAAATWMFVGPRPEVAMPIWLVGMFGSLALSFAIGFSKKVNVGLILVHAVLQGAFLGAVSSTFELMFPGVVTTAVVATLATFAGMFIGWKAGFIKVTSKSRRIFGMAAMGYMVFLLVNIGASFLGFGDGWGIYSGPLGILVSLLGVGLASYSLAVDFDSVDRAVSGGAPEKYSWLLGHGLVASLVWLYIEFLRLFAILQSSD, from the coding sequence ATGGCCGTCAACCCGGTCTTCAACCGCATCGACAAGGAGGCCGCCCAGGGCGGGTATGCCGGCTTCGGCCAGCAGTCCGGCGGCTACGCGCAGCAGGGGTACGGCCAGGCGCAGGGCGCACCGCCCATGCCGACCGGCTACCAGCCCGGCCCGAGCGAGACCATGTCCGAGCAGCAGCTGCAGGACATGTACGACCAGGCCCCTGCCGGCCCCGCGCAGACCGGTCGCCTCACCCTCGACGACGTCGTCGTCAAGAGCCTCATGCTCTTCGGCGTCGTCGTGGCGGTCGCCGCCGCGACCTGGATGTTCGTCGGCCCGCGACCGGAGGTCGCCATGCCGATCTGGCTGGTCGGCATGTTCGGCTCGCTGGCGCTGAGCTTCGCCATCGGCTTCAGCAAGAAGGTGAACGTCGGCCTCATCCTCGTGCACGCCGTGCTGCAGGGCGCCTTCCTTGGTGCCGTCAGCTCGACCTTCGAGTTGATGTTCCCCGGTGTCGTCACCACTGCGGTGGTCGCCACCTTGGCGACCTTCGCCGGCATGTTCATCGGCTGGAAGGCCGGCTTCATCAAGGTCACCAGCAAGTCCCGCCGGATCTTCGGCATGGCCGCGATGGGCTACATGGTCTTCCTGCTCGTCAACATCGGCGCCAGCTTCCTCGGCTTCGGCGACGGCTGGGGAATCTACAGCGGGCCGCTCGGCATCCTCGTCTCGCTACTCGGCGTGGGCCTGGCGTCCTACTCGCTGGCCGTCGACTTCGACTCCGTGGACCGCGCGGTCAGCGGCGGTGCTCCGGAGAAGTACTCCTGGCTGCTGGGCCACGGCCTGGTCGCCAGTCTGGTGTGGCTCTACATCGAGTTCCTGCGGCTCTTCGCGATCCTGCAGAGCAGCGACTGA
- a CDS encoding DUF808 domain-containing protein: MAAGLAALLDDIAAIARVAAASVDDISAAAGRAGSKAAGVIIDDAAVTPRYVSGVDPSRELPMIKTIAIGSIRNKLLFIVPAALLLSVFLPWLLTPILMVGGCYLSYEGAHKVLEWLGVGHDASHDEPAVETGPEAEQKVTSGAIRTDFILSAEIMVIALNEVSEEPLLNRAIVLVVVALAITALIYGAVALIVKMDDIGLNLSQRESEGTQKFGRGLVKAMPIVLRTLSIVGVVAMLWVGGHILLVGIDELGFHPIYEFVHHAEEVVAGLIPAIAGFLTWLTNTFFSAILGLLVGLLIVGIVSVLPFGGKDEDHGSDSGAAHAGADSH, from the coding sequence ATGGCCGCTGGCCTCGCTGCACTGCTCGACGACATCGCGGCCATCGCCCGCGTCGCCGCCGCGTCCGTGGACGACATCAGCGCTGCGGCCGGCCGGGCCGGCTCCAAGGCGGCCGGCGTCATCATCGACGACGCGGCGGTGACGCCGCGCTACGTCAGCGGCGTCGACCCCAGCCGCGAGCTGCCGATGATCAAGACGATCGCGATCGGCTCGATCCGCAACAAGTTGCTCTTCATCGTGCCGGCGGCGCTGCTGCTCAGCGTCTTCCTCCCCTGGTTGCTCACGCCCATCCTCATGGTCGGCGGCTGCTACCTCTCCTACGAGGGCGCGCACAAGGTGCTGGAGTGGCTGGGCGTGGGGCACGACGCGTCGCACGACGAGCCGGCCGTCGAGACGGGTCCGGAGGCGGAGCAGAAGGTCACCTCGGGGGCGATCCGCACCGACTTCATCCTCTCCGCCGAGATCATGGTCATCGCGCTCAACGAGGTGTCCGAGGAGCCGCTGCTCAACCGCGCCATCGTCCTCGTCGTCGTGGCCCTCGCCATCACGGCCCTGATCTACGGCGCCGTCGCGCTCATCGTCAAGATGGACGACATCGGGCTGAACCTGTCGCAGCGCGAGTCCGAGGGGACCCAGAAGTTCGGGCGCGGCCTGGTCAAGGCGATGCCGATCGTCCTTCGGACCCTGTCCATCGTGGGTGTCGTCGCGATGCTCTGGGTCGGCGGGCACATCCTGCTCGTCGGCATCGACGAGCTCGGCTTCCACCCGATCTACGAGTTCGTGCACCACGCCGAGGAGGTCGTCGCCGGGCTCATCCCCGCGATCGCCGGCTTCCTCACCTGGCTGACCAACACCTTCTTCTCGGCGATCCTCGGCCTGCTCGTCGGATTGCTCATCGTCGGCATCGTCTCGGTCCTGCCGTTCGGCGGCAAGGACGAGGACCACGGGAGCGACAGCGGCGCCGCGCACGCCGGCGCCGACAGCCATTGA